In one window of Thermodesulfobacteriota bacterium DNA:
- a CDS encoding phage tail tube protein — protein sequence MLQKSKAVVLVKLEAGGYGVDPVPTAAANAILCSAPEVESLGRRIERANVKPHYGAQTGFNIGEGVKVSFTTELKGSGALGVAPEIGPLLRACNFTETVTPDTQVDYDPNSDASTGESVTIYFYRHNILHKVSGCRGTFGVELKAGEYGNVKFDFTGLWQGPVDQNIPADPVFNETDPARVLSAAFAIDGYAAVIENFKFDAGNEIARRNSANAATGILEYFIKGRSIKGECDPEAVALATKNFWSMWETSAQVALSATVGSAAGNKCVITAPKVQLDVPKYGDRENILTYALPIIFTPDAGNDEISLSFQ from the coding sequence ATGCTCCAGAAAAGCAAGGCGGTCGTGCTCGTGAAGCTTGAAGCGGGCGGCTACGGGGTGGACCCGGTGCCCACGGCCGCCGCAAACGCAATACTCTGTTCCGCGCCCGAGGTCGAATCTCTCGGGAGGAGGATAGAGCGCGCAAACGTGAAGCCGCATTACGGGGCGCAGACCGGGTTCAACATCGGCGAAGGGGTGAAGGTATCGTTCACCACCGAGCTCAAGGGATCTGGCGCTCTGGGTGTCGCGCCGGAAATCGGGCCGCTTCTCAGGGCCTGCAACTTCACGGAGACGGTCACGCCGGATACCCAGGTGGACTACGACCCCAACTCGGACGCGTCTACCGGCGAGTCGGTCACCATCTATTTCTACCGGCACAACATCCTCCATAAGGTCTCGGGCTGCAGGGGCACCTTCGGTGTCGAGCTCAAGGCCGGGGAGTACGGGAACGTCAAATTCGATTTTACGGGCCTGTGGCAGGGGCCGGTGGACCAGAACATCCCGGCGGACCCGGTCTTCAACGAAACCGACCCGGCCAGGGTCCTTTCCGCGGCTTTCGCCATCGACGGGTACGCGGCGGTGATCGAGAACTTCAAATTCGACGCCGGGAACGAGATAGCCAGGCGGAACAGCGCGAACGCGGCGACGGGCATACTCGAGTATTTCATCAAGGGGCGATCCATCAAGGGCGAGTGCGACCCTGAGGCCGTGGCGCTCGCGACCAAAAACTTCTGGTCCATGTGGGAGACGTCGGCCCAGGTTGCGCTCTCGGCCACGGTGGGGAGCGCGGCGGGGAACAAATGCGTGATAACTGCACCCAAGGTCCAGCTCGACGTGCCCAAGTACGGCGACCGGGAGAACATACTCACCTACGCGCTCCCCATCATATTCACGCCGGACGCGGGCAACGACGAGATAAGCCTTTCATTCCAGTAA
- a CDS encoding DUF1320 domain-containing protein, with the protein MYCTLDDIKKLLPEEILIQLTDDEGNGTVDQGRVDEAIAQADAEIDSYCAVKYRVPFDPVPDLLRKCSVDLAVYNLYSRRVEEIPQTRTDRYRNAIRQLEGISKGTISLGVDPPPQSGTQSERPDISGPARIFSRSRMEDL; encoded by the coding sequence ATGTACTGCACGCTCGACGACATAAAGAAGCTCCTACCCGAGGAAATACTTATCCAGCTCACCGACGATGAGGGGAACGGGACCGTCGACCAGGGCCGGGTGGACGAAGCGATAGCCCAGGCAGACGCCGAGATCGACTCGTACTGCGCCGTTAAATACAGGGTCCCGTTCGACCCGGTCCCGGACCTGCTGAGGAAGTGCTCCGTGGACCTGGCCGTATATAACCTCTATTCGAGGCGTGTCGAGGAAATACCGCAGACCAGGACGGATAGATATCGGAACGCCATCCGCCAGCTCGAGGGGATATCGAAGGGGACCATATCTCTCGGAGTGGACCCCCCTCCCCAGTCGGGTACGCAGAGCGAGCGGCCGGACATAAGCGGCCCGGCCCGAATTTTCTCGCGGAGCAGGATGGAGGACCTTTAG
- a CDS encoding HI1506-related protein, with the protein MPKAKVSSRPERFRRAGMEFTREARVVEVDEKTLKVLQDEPMLAVEVLQEKEDKKKEGKEDKKEKGA; encoded by the coding sequence ATGCCTAAGGCAAAAGTCAGTTCAAGGCCCGAGCGCTTCAGGCGCGCCGGGATGGAGTTCACTCGGGAGGCCAGGGTGGTCGAGGTCGACGAAAAGACGCTCAAGGTCCTCCAGGACGAGCCCATGTTAGCGGTCGAGGTCCTGCAAGAGAAGGAAGACAAAAAGAAAGAAGGCAAGGAAGACAAGAAGGAGAAGGGCGCTTAA
- a CDS encoding Mu-like prophage major head subunit gpT family protein → MELNQAALAAVYKSFKTIYNEAFQGVAPEWEKIAMSVPSSTGTEEYGWLGAFPKLREWIGDRHIKNLEAHGYSIKNKDWESSVAVNRNSIEDDTYGVCRPFIAEMGRSSAAHYDELSFSMLPLGLTALCYDGQYFFDTDHPVGAGVVSNYGGGAGAAWYLLDTTRAIKPIILQKRKPAEFISLDRPTDENVFMRKEYIYGVDCRDNAGFGLWQLAYASKQTLDATNYAAARAAMMSFKDDEGKPLGIKPNLLVVPPSLEGNGRAILLNERDDAGATNSWRATAELLVTPWL, encoded by the coding sequence ATGGAACTCAATCAGGCCGCCCTTGCGGCCGTCTACAAGAGCTTCAAAACCATATACAACGAGGCGTTCCAGGGCGTCGCCCCGGAATGGGAGAAAATAGCCATGTCAGTGCCGTCATCGACCGGCACTGAGGAGTACGGATGGCTCGGCGCCTTCCCCAAGCTCAGGGAGTGGATAGGCGACAGGCACATAAAGAACCTCGAGGCGCACGGCTACTCCATAAAGAACAAGGACTGGGAGTCTTCGGTCGCCGTCAACAGGAACAGCATAGAAGACGACACCTACGGGGTATGCCGCCCGTTCATAGCAGAGATGGGACGGTCCTCTGCGGCGCATTACGACGAGCTCTCCTTTTCCATGCTGCCCCTCGGCCTGACCGCCCTCTGTTACGACGGCCAGTATTTCTTCGATACCGATCATCCGGTCGGGGCCGGAGTCGTTTCCAACTACGGAGGCGGCGCGGGCGCGGCCTGGTACCTCCTGGATACGACCAGGGCGATAAAGCCCATAATCCTCCAGAAGAGAAAACCGGCCGAGTTCATCTCCCTTGACAGGCCCACGGACGAGAACGTCTTCATGAGGAAGGAATACATCTATGGCGTGGACTGCAGGGACAACGCCGGGTTCGGCCTCTGGCAGCTGGCCTATGCCTCCAAGCAGACGCTCGACGCAACAAACTATGCCGCGGCCAGGGCTGCCATGATGTCCTTCAAGGACGATGAGGGCAAGCCGCTCGGCATAAAGCCGAACCTCCTCGTGGTACCGCCTTCGCTCGAGGGCAATGGGAGGGCGATACTCCTTAACGAGCGGGATGACGCCGGAGCCACCAACTCATGGAGGGCCACGGCCGAGCTGCTCGTAACGCCCTGGCTGTAA
- a CDS encoding phage protease codes for MKRFLILKTMQVDETPAEIQLSPLGEFKDSEGRPFRVTEEDVKAIIANAAGKVNDAVIDYEHQTLAGSEAPAAGWVKEYINKGKGGLWGVVEWTGRAQEYLRNKEYRYLSPVLLSKKKDADGFWRPSIFHSAGLTNTPQIDGMVPIVNKLELTNEKGEEEMLEKLIKAFKLAEGATEEDVLKAVEALLAKGAETEAAALANKGAVPKEITEVLGLQEGASASEAKATILAMKQPGSVVSVEEFRKLKEDLAKRNRDELVAHAMKEGKITAAQKEWAEAYALGDPDGFRIFVNKAPKVVPVDALPGGGARKGEDADEIQKLVNKNLGVSDEAFKKHNAGN; via the coding sequence GTGAAGCGCTTTCTGATACTCAAAACCATGCAGGTTGACGAAACCCCGGCAGAGATACAGCTCTCTCCGCTCGGGGAGTTTAAGGACTCCGAGGGCAGGCCCTTCAGGGTGACGGAAGAGGATGTCAAAGCGATCATCGCGAACGCAGCCGGGAAGGTGAACGACGCGGTAATTGACTACGAGCACCAGACCCTGGCGGGTTCCGAGGCCCCGGCAGCCGGATGGGTGAAGGAGTACATCAATAAGGGCAAGGGCGGGCTATGGGGAGTCGTGGAATGGACCGGCAGGGCCCAGGAGTATCTCAGGAACAAGGAGTACCGCTATCTCTCGCCGGTGCTCCTTTCGAAGAAAAAAGACGCGGACGGGTTCTGGCGCCCCTCGATATTCCATTCCGCGGGGCTCACGAATACGCCTCAGATAGACGGCATGGTGCCGATAGTCAACAAGCTCGAACTAACAAACGAGAAAGGAGAGGAAGAGATGCTGGAAAAACTCATTAAGGCGTTCAAGCTTGCGGAGGGCGCCACGGAAGAGGACGTGCTGAAGGCCGTCGAGGCGCTCCTGGCAAAGGGCGCGGAGACGGAAGCCGCCGCACTGGCAAACAAAGGGGCTGTGCCGAAAGAAATAACGGAGGTCCTGGGCCTCCAGGAAGGGGCGAGCGCGTCCGAGGCCAAGGCCACTATACTGGCCATGAAACAGCCGGGGAGCGTAGTAAGCGTCGAGGAGTTCAGGAAGCTCAAGGAGGACCTCGCAAAAAGGAACAGGGACGAGCTCGTGGCCCATGCCATGAAGGAAGGCAAGATAACGGCCGCCCAGAAGGAATGGGCCGAGGCCTACGCCCTTGGCGACCCCGACGGGTTCCGGATATTCGTCAACAAGGCACCGAAGGTGGTGCCTGTGGACGCCCTGCCCGGCGGCGGTGCCAGGAAGGGAGAGGACGCGGACGAAATCCAGAAGCTCGTAAACAAGAACCTCGGCGTCTCGGACGAGGCGTTCAAGAAGCACAACGCCGGGAACTGA
- a CDS encoding phage virion morphogenesis protein: MDINIKMDLAGVRDLFRRLRKAGGDLTPVMKRIGATVTQSVKRNFREGGRPERWAPLSMATLFAGKKSKFVTKRGRFRKGVEEKFRNRKVLIKESHLMGSVNWRASANRVEVGTNKVYAAIHQFGGEAGRKRKRVMIPARPYLMVQNEDIAEIRTAITAHIMAAEKGR; encoded by the coding sequence ATGGATATAAACATCAAAATGGACCTCGCCGGAGTCAGGGACCTCTTTAGAAGGCTCAGGAAGGCGGGCGGAGACCTTACCCCAGTCATGAAGCGGATAGGGGCGACGGTAACGCAATCCGTTAAGCGGAACTTCCGTGAGGGCGGCCGCCCGGAGAGATGGGCGCCGCTTTCGATGGCTACCCTCTTCGCGGGAAAAAAGAGCAAGTTCGTAACCAAAAGAGGCCGGTTCAGGAAAGGCGTTGAGGAAAAGTTCCGGAACAGGAAGGTGCTTATAAAGGAGTCGCACCTTATGGGCTCGGTGAACTGGAGGGCTTCTGCAAACCGGGTCGAGGTAGGGACAAACAAGGTCTATGCCGCTATACATCAGTTCGGCGGAGAGGCTGGGAGGAAGCGGAAGCGAGTCATGATCCCCGCCCGCCCCTATCTCATGGTCCAAAACGAGGACATAGCCGAGATCAGGACGGCGATAACGGCGCATATCATGGCGGCAGAGAAAGGGAGGTAG
- a CDS encoding phage minor head protein: MDARFTSLPFDKAIEFFRQKVNLPTERWTDLWEGMHSRAFVVAGAMKGELLSDLRTAVDDAIAKGTTIQEFRKSFDKTVEKHGWSYKGGRGWRTATIFNTNMRTAYATGHYSQMTDPDVISERPYWQYIGGLSAEPRPEHLEWNGMVLPADDPWWKTHYPPNGWGCKCKVISLSGRELEKQGLKVSKAPPVKSYEWSNPRTGEVIKVPQGIDPGWGYNPGEAAWGRNEALRLMEDKGPWVDLDPRGPAAYGRRERIPADQPKADLGKPSDTIEGVRRALKEAIGGDEKTFRDPTGEGALVTQAIVDHMVKVSRRLDGREAYFPFIPELIESPYEIWVGFAKSEMSGRVAIRKRYVKLLRLDEKDRVLGMYAETRNGLWTGEGFFRGSVTALKNLRKGRLLYGRD; encoded by the coding sequence ATGGACGCAAGATTCACAAGCCTTCCCTTTGATAAGGCCATCGAGTTTTTCAGGCAGAAAGTCAACCTCCCGACCGAGAGGTGGACGGACCTCTGGGAAGGCATGCATTCGAGGGCCTTTGTAGTGGCAGGGGCCATGAAGGGGGAACTGCTTTCGGACCTCAGGACGGCGGTGGACGATGCCATAGCCAAGGGCACCACTATACAGGAGTTCCGGAAGTCCTTTGACAAGACCGTGGAGAAGCACGGATGGAGCTACAAGGGCGGCAGGGGCTGGAGGACCGCGACGATCTTCAACACGAACATGAGGACGGCCTACGCGACCGGGCATTACAGCCAGATGACCGACCCGGATGTCATTAGCGAGCGGCCGTATTGGCAATACATAGGCGGCCTCTCCGCCGAGCCGAGGCCCGAGCACCTTGAATGGAACGGCATGGTGCTGCCAGCCGACGACCCGTGGTGGAAGACTCATTACCCGCCAAACGGATGGGGATGCAAGTGCAAGGTGATAAGCCTCTCTGGGCGTGAGCTGGAAAAACAGGGCCTCAAGGTGAGCAAGGCCCCTCCTGTGAAGAGCTATGAATGGAGCAATCCGCGTACCGGCGAGGTTATCAAGGTGCCTCAGGGCATAGACCCAGGTTGGGGCTACAACCCCGGAGAGGCGGCCTGGGGGCGCAACGAGGCGCTGAGGCTCATGGAGGACAAAGGGCCGTGGGTGGACCTGGACCCGCGGGGGCCTGCGGCTTATGGGAGGCGAGAGCGGATTCCGGCGGACCAGCCCAAGGCCGATCTCGGTAAGCCCTCAGACACGATAGAAGGCGTCAGGCGCGCACTGAAAGAAGCTATCGGCGGAGATGAGAAGACGTTCAGGGACCCGACAGGCGAAGGAGCGCTGGTTACGCAGGCCATAGTGGACCATATGGTAAAGGTGTCGCGTCGACTGGACGGGCGTGAAGCCTACTTCCCTTTCATACCGGAATTGATCGAGAGCCCCTACGAGATATGGGTCGGTTTCGCAAAAAGCGAGATGTCGGGCAGGGTCGCGATACGGAAGAGGTATGTCAAGCTGCTTCGCCTTGATGAAAAGGACAGGGTTCTTGGCATGTATGCCGAAACAAGGAATGGACTGTGGACCGGTGAGGGATTCTTTCGGGGGAGCGTTACGGCATTAAAAAACCTGCGCAAGGGCAGGCTTCTATATGGAAGAGACTGA
- a CDS encoding DUF935 domain-containing protein encodes MLYDGFGREVRPVKRPDERVLAVATLRDRWSGYPSKGLTPEKLGAIFREADSGDVYRQAELFEEMEEKDGHLFSILQTRKLAVTGLDFEVEPFSQERKDIEIAEFVRKAIFDLPDFEDNLLDMLDAIGKGFSALEIYWEVREGKNVARHLEWVHPKRFTWANSLQPRLLTEEAQANGIDLPPFKFVFHLHKARSGYPTRQGVLRTCAWMYLFKNYDIKDWVAFAEVYGMPLRLGKYDAGATKDDRDALIQAVRSLGHDAAGVISKSTEIEFVEAVKNSGEAVYEALARFCDAQMSKAVLGHSAGADSTAGKLGNENQAGEVRQDLKRADCEMVSKTVRRDIFRPLVGFNFGWDAGLPWLRFKYQPEEDLKVEAEKIDVLTRAGVKTIPVKWVHERFGIPMPKEGEETVAPAAPAPAFPMKAGYSRLVNKAGSKSDAVDALTERLLDEADLDALMEPVRKLLAEAGSMEDFRDRLLDAFQGMDPVKLGNLLQRAFAAAEMLGRYEAE; translated from the coding sequence ATGCTCTACGACGGTTTCGGGAGAGAAGTAAGGCCGGTAAAGAGGCCGGACGAAAGGGTCCTGGCGGTCGCAACGCTTCGGGACCGCTGGAGCGGGTATCCCTCGAAGGGGCTCACCCCGGAGAAGCTCGGCGCGATATTCAGGGAGGCCGACTCCGGGGACGTCTACAGGCAGGCGGAGCTCTTCGAGGAGATGGAGGAAAAAGACGGGCACCTTTTCTCGATCCTGCAGACCCGGAAGCTGGCGGTCACGGGCCTCGACTTCGAGGTCGAGCCATTCTCCCAGGAAAGGAAAGACATCGAGATAGCGGAGTTCGTGCGGAAGGCGATCTTCGACCTTCCGGACTTCGAGGACAACCTTCTTGACATGCTGGACGCCATAGGCAAGGGATTCTCCGCCCTCGAAATATACTGGGAGGTAAGGGAGGGGAAAAACGTAGCTCGCCATCTTGAGTGGGTGCATCCGAAAAGGTTCACCTGGGCGAATTCCCTTCAACCTCGCCTCTTGACCGAAGAGGCGCAGGCCAACGGGATAGACCTGCCGCCTTTCAAGTTCGTCTTCCATCTCCATAAGGCCAGGTCGGGCTATCCCACCAGGCAGGGTGTGCTCCGCACCTGTGCATGGATGTACCTCTTCAAGAACTACGACATAAAGGACTGGGTGGCCTTCGCCGAGGTCTACGGCATGCCGCTCCGGCTCGGGAAGTACGACGCCGGCGCAACCAAGGACGACAGGGACGCCCTCATACAGGCGGTCCGGTCCCTGGGGCATGACGCGGCGGGCGTGATATCGAAGTCCACGGAGATCGAGTTCGTCGAGGCGGTGAAGAACTCGGGAGAGGCCGTCTACGAGGCGCTCGCAAGGTTCTGCGACGCACAGATGTCCAAGGCGGTCCTCGGCCACTCCGCGGGCGCGGACTCAACGGCAGGGAAGCTCGGTAACGAGAACCAGGCCGGAGAGGTCAGGCAGGACTTGAAGCGCGCGGACTGCGAGATGGTATCGAAGACCGTGAGGCGCGACATTTTCAGGCCGCTCGTGGGCTTCAACTTCGGGTGGGATGCCGGGCTTCCCTGGCTCAGGTTCAAATACCAGCCCGAGGAGGACCTGAAAGTCGAGGCCGAGAAGATCGATGTGCTCACTCGGGCCGGAGTCAAGACCATACCGGTAAAGTGGGTGCATGAGAGGTTCGGTATCCCGATGCCTAAGGAAGGCGAGGAGACAGTGGCGCCCGCTGCACCGGCGCCGGCATTTCCGATGAAGGCCGGGTATTCCCGCCTGGTCAACAAGGCGGGCAGCAAATCGGACGCGGTAGACGCACTGACAGAAAGGCTCCTCGACGAGGCCGACCTGGACGCGCTCATGGAGCCGGTCAGGAAGCTCCTTGCCGAGGCGGGGAGCATGGAGGATTTCAGGGACCGTCTCCTGGACGCATTTCAGGGCATGGACCCGGTAAAACTCGGCAACCTCCTCCAAAGGGCTTTTGCGGCAGCCGAGATGCTCGGCAGGTATGAGGCAGAATAG
- a CDS encoding terminase family protein, whose amino-acid sequence MPAITLYGFQQRWFKNRSRFKAGMFARQTGKTFTTTLEIVDDCVEAESLGRKARWVILSRGERQAKEAVEEGVKRHCQAYGAGITAIEGEWTGEATYKSLEVVFPNGSRITALPANPDTARGFSANVFLDEFAFHADSRKIWQALFPVISAGHKLRVVSTPNGKGNKFYDIMTGEDDLWYRQTTDIYQAVADGLPRNIEELRTGLNDEDAWSQEYELKWLDEASAWLDYDLINSVEHDEAGLPELYQEGPCYIGNDIGRRNDLWVAWVWEKVGDVFWTRDIRVLKRKSFAEQDAVLDELMGRYRVVRLSMDQTGMGEKPVEDAIRRYGAARTEGVLFTIASKQHLATIGKQMFEDRKVRIPMGDRELRGDLHSLRKVTTQAGNIRFDVDGSETKGHADRTWAGFLGLYGGHTPYQKPEYEKVEGRKMQGAGAY is encoded by the coding sequence GTGCCAGCTATCACCCTTTACGGATTCCAGCAGCGGTGGTTCAAGAACCGCTCCCGTTTCAAGGCCGGAATGTTCGCCAGGCAAACGGGAAAGACCTTTACGACCACTCTTGAGATAGTCGACGATTGCGTAGAGGCCGAGTCGCTTGGCAGGAAGGCCCGGTGGGTAATCCTCTCAAGGGGAGAGCGGCAGGCCAAGGAGGCGGTCGAGGAAGGCGTAAAGCGCCATTGTCAGGCATACGGGGCCGGAATAACCGCCATCGAGGGGGAATGGACCGGGGAGGCGACGTATAAATCCCTCGAGGTCGTATTCCCGAACGGGTCCAGGATAACGGCTCTTCCGGCAAACCCCGACACGGCCAGGGGCTTCTCGGCCAACGTCTTCCTGGACGAATTCGCCTTCCATGCCGATAGCCGGAAGATCTGGCAGGCGCTCTTCCCGGTCATATCGGCAGGGCACAAGCTGCGGGTCGTATCGACACCCAACGGCAAGGGGAACAAGTTCTACGACATCATGACCGGGGAGGACGACCTCTGGTACAGGCAGACCACGGACATCTATCAGGCTGTGGCCGACGGGCTGCCGAGGAATATCGAGGAGCTCCGGACCGGACTGAACGACGAGGACGCATGGTCCCAGGAGTACGAACTCAAGTGGCTCGACGAGGCGAGCGCCTGGCTGGACTACGACCTCATAAACAGCGTCGAGCACGATGAGGCCGGGCTCCCGGAGCTTTACCAGGAAGGCCCCTGCTATATAGGAAACGACATAGGAAGGCGAAACGACCTCTGGGTCGCATGGGTTTGGGAGAAGGTCGGTGACGTCTTCTGGACCAGGGATATAAGAGTTTTGAAGAGAAAGTCCTTTGCAGAGCAGGATGCGGTGCTTGACGAGCTGATGGGTCGGTACAGGGTTGTAAGGCTTTCGATGGACCAGACCGGCATGGGAGAGAAGCCGGTCGAGGACGCGATCAGGCGGTACGGCGCGGCAAGAACCGAGGGCGTGCTCTTTACCATTGCATCAAAACAGCACCTCGCCACCATAGGCAAGCAGATGTTCGAGGACCGCAAGGTCAGGATACCTATGGGCGACAGGGAGCTTAGAGGCGACCTCCATTCCCTCAGGAAGGTCACCACCCAGGCCGGAAACATAAGGTTCGACGTGGACGGAAGCGAGACGAAGGGGCACGCCGACAGGACCTGGGCCGGGTTCCTGGGCCTCTACGGCGGTCACACGCCTTACCAGAAGCCCGAATACGAGAAGGTCGAAGGCAGGAAGATGCAGGGAGCGGGAGCGTACTGA
- a CDS encoding DUF3486 family protein: protein MPKRSAVKGLPPEVKAWLDQALIKSNFSDYKALEETLKEKGFSISKSSIHRYGREFESKLAAIKLATEQARAVVEEVGDEENALGDALAQVVQQKAFEALMKLEDPGKVNLASIGKMVADLNRSSVTLKKYRAEVRGRMEDRLKALEAEAGKNGKLDPATLKRVREEIYGVF, encoded by the coding sequence ATGCCGAAGAGAAGCGCGGTAAAGGGGCTCCCTCCGGAGGTCAAGGCCTGGCTGGACCAGGCGCTCATAAAGAGCAACTTCTCAGACTACAAGGCCCTCGAGGAGACGCTCAAGGAGAAGGGTTTTTCAATCTCCAAGAGCTCGATACACAGGTACGGGAGGGAGTTCGAATCAAAGCTCGCGGCCATTAAGCTCGCGACCGAGCAGGCAAGGGCCGTGGTAGAAGAGGTCGGGGACGAGGAGAACGCGCTCGGCGACGCCCTCGCCCAAGTCGTCCAGCAGAAGGCCTTTGAGGCGCTCATGAAGCTCGAGGACCCCGGCAAGGTGAACCTGGCCTCGATAGGAAAGATGGTGGCCGACCTGAACCGGTCGTCCGTGACCCTTAAAAAGTACCGGGCCGAAGTCCGGGGCAGGATGGAAGACAGGCTCAAGGCCCTTGAGGCGGAGGCAGGAAAGAACGGCAAGCTCGACCCGGCCACCCTTAAGCGGGTGCGGGAAGAAATATACGGAGTGTTTTAG
- a CDS encoding lysozyme, translated as MTLKELLIKHEGLKLKPYRCTAGKLTIGVGRNLEDRGISNDEAMYMLENDIKETIRECQTFPWYESLDNVRKTVVASMVFNLGLSRFLGFKKTIAALEAGDYHAASAEMVLSAWFTQVGKRGPELVEMMRTGRG; from the coding sequence GTGACGCTCAAGGAACTGCTCATCAAGCATGAAGGGCTGAAGCTCAAGCCGTACAGGTGCACGGCAGGAAAGCTTACCATCGGCGTCGGCAGGAACCTCGAAGACCGGGGCATCTCGAACGACGAGGCCATGTACATGCTCGAAAACGACATCAAGGAGACCATCCGGGAATGTCAGACATTTCCCTGGTATGAAAGTCTCGATAACGTCAGGAAGACCGTGGTCGCCAGCATGGTCTTCAATCTTGGCCTGTCGAGGTTCCTGGGCTTCAAAAAGACCATCGCCGCCCTTGAGGCCGGAGACTATCACGCGGCCTCAGCCGAAATGGTGCTCTCGGCCTGGTTCACCCAGGTCGGCAAGAGAGGGCCGGAGCTCGTGGAGATGATGAGGACCGGGAGGGGGTAG
- a CDS encoding Mor transcription activator family protein, translated as MSKKKNAQNEIIEQLPGDLKDVAELIGVELTMRLVERYGGTYIHVPKCEDLLREMRNRKIRELYDSGKCDIRALALKFNLTDRRISDILSGTDRADLPLPLFTLFEKSR; from the coding sequence ATGAGCAAGAAGAAAAACGCGCAGAATGAAATCATAGAGCAGCTCCCCGGCGACCTAAAGGACGTGGCCGAGCTGATAGGCGTCGAGCTGACCATGCGCCTGGTGGAGAGGTACGGGGGCACCTACATCCACGTGCCGAAGTGCGAGGACCTGCTCAGGGAAATGCGTAACCGGAAGATCAGGGAGTTGTACGACTCCGGAAAATGTGATATACGAGCGCTTGCATTAAAGTTCAATCTTACCGACAGGAGGATCAGCGACATCCTCTCCGGCACTGACAGGGCCGACTTGCCCCTGCCCCTTTTTACCCTCTTCGAAAAATCCCGCTGA
- a CDS encoding SpoVG family protein — MQVTEVRVTPFSDGGRLRAYASITIGGSFAIRDIRVVEGPGGMIVAMPSKKLKDGSHKDLAFPVTRGAREMVERAVLEEYRRVAAKGPVRRPRA, encoded by the coding sequence ATGCAGGTGACAGAGGTAAGGGTTACTCCATTTTCGGACGGCGGCAGGCTCAGGGCATACGCCTCGATAACCATCGGCGGAAGCTTTGCCATAAGGGATATAAGGGTGGTCGAGGGGCCGGGCGGCATGATAGTCGCCATGCCCTCCAAAAAGCTCAAGGACGGATCTCATAAGGACCTGGCCTTCCCCGTGACGCGCGGCGCGCGGGAGATGGTGGAGAGGGCGGTACTCGAGGAGTACAGGAGGGTCGCCGCAAAAGGACCGGTACGGAGGCCCAGGGCCTGA
- a CDS encoding host-nuclease inhibitor Gam family protein, which yields MSAVEHIEGLTRAYSELRDLLSERVSAFNDELDLIKRQKLPGIRKTLAKVAEAEQKLKAALEAHPEAFVKPKTLIFHGVKVGFKKGKGKLEWSDPDMVVQLIKKHFPEQVELLIRTKETPDKQALDGLDARDLRRLGVSVEETGDVVVIKPVASDVEKMVAALLKGAENEEA from the coding sequence ATGTCAGCAGTCGAGCATATCGAAGGACTCACAAGGGCATACTCGGAGCTGAGGGACCTCCTCTCTGAGCGCGTGAGCGCGTTCAACGACGAGTTGGACCTCATAAAGAGGCAGAAGCTCCCCGGCATCAGGAAGACGCTCGCTAAGGTAGCCGAGGCCGAGCAGAAACTCAAGGCCGCGCTTGAGGCCCACCCCGAGGCGTTCGTAAAACCGAAGACGCTTATCTTCCACGGCGTGAAGGTGGGCTTCAAGAAGGGCAAGGGCAAATTGGAATGGAGCGACCCGGACATGGTCGTCCAGCTTATAAAGAAGCACTTTCCGGAGCAGGTCGAGCTACTGATCAGAACGAAGGAGACTCCGGACAAGCAGGCGCTGGACGGCCTGGACGCGAGGGACCTGCGGAGGCTCGGCGTGTCGGTCGAGGAGACCGGGGATGTGGTCGTCATAAAGCCGGTGGCCAGCGACGTTGAGAAAATGGTGGCCGCGCTCCTCAAGGGCGCGGAAAACGAGGAAGCTTAG